A stretch of DNA from Anaerobacillus isosaccharinicus:
AATTACTTTAGCACCAGCATCGTGCATGAACTTCGCTAAAAAGCTTCCAGCATTTCCGAAACCTTGAATGACTACGCGGGCTCCTTCAATGGAAATCCCTTTCTTTTTAGCTGCTTCTCTAATACAAATTGTTACACCTTTTGCAGTTGCACTCTCTCTACCGTGAGAACCACCTAATACAATAGGCTTTCCAGTAATAAATCCTGGTGAATCAAATTCTTTAATTCTGCTATATTCATCCATCATCCAAGCCATAATCTGCGAGTTCGTGAAAACGTCTGGTGCTGGAATATCTTTTGTAGGCCCTACGATTTGGCTTATAGCTCGTACATAACCACGGCTTAAGCGTTCCAATTCTCTAAATGACATTTCACGTGGATCACAAATAATTCCACCTTTACCACCGCCATATGGTAAATCAACAATTCCAGCTTTTAAACTCATCCAAATCGAAAGAGCTTTCACTTCAACTTCTGTAACATCGGGATGGAAACGAACGCCACCTTTTGTAGGACCGACAGCATCATTATGTTGGGCACGATAGCCAGTAAATACTTTCGTTGAATCGTCATCCATCCGAACCGGAATTCGAACTGTTAGCATTCTTAGGGGCTCTTTCATTAATTCATATACTTCATCTGAGTAACCTAGCTTATCTAGTGCCAGTTTAATAACAGTTTGTGTTGATTGTAAAACGTCGTTTGATTCATGATTTTTATTAGTGTTGCTTCCCATGATTTTCACCTCAAAATTTTTTCTCTATCTACATTTTTTTATATGAAAGCACTTACAAGTATACTATAAAGAATTACGACCAGTTTTTCCACTATACTTTCACATTTTTAAAAAATATTTTTTACGTTTTCCTCTTTACATTTTTGTTATTTATGCTTTGTAAAAGAAGTTAGGAAAAAAGGTAGCTCATTTTGATGAATGAGATACCTCTTCTCCCTTTGTTATTACTTTTTCATAGAAAGTTCTACTAACGTTTCAATCATATCTTCATAAGATAATCCAATTTCCCTTGCTGCATCAGGGTAAAGGCTTGTTGGGGTCATACCTGGTAATGTATTCACTTCAAGTATAACTGGATTACCACCATCTTTTGGAACAATAAAGTCAACTCTTGAGTAAACGTCACAACCTAATGCTTCATGTGCTAGTACTGATTGCTCTTGTAATAAGTTCGTCATCTCATCACTCACTCTAGCTGGTACGATATGCTCACTCATCCCTGGTGCATATTTCGACTCATAGTCGTAGTAAGCGTTTTTAGGAACAATTTCTACGATTGGCAACGCTTTGGCATTCCCTTTATTTCCCATTACCGCAACAGTTACTTCTTGACCAGAAATAAATTCTTCAAGGAGAACGACATCATCGTGATTAAATGCCGCGTCGATCCCACCGATAAGTTCCGCTTCATTTTGAGCTATTGTTAGGCCAATTGTAGACCCTTCATGATTTGGCTTTACAACAACCGGATACGTTAATTCGTGAGAAAAACTCTCTTTGATAAAGGAATGTTTTTCAACGAGCTTTTCTTTAGCAACCCGAATCCCTTTTAAAGCAAACATTTTTTTAGATCTGGCCTTATCCATTGCTAAGGCTGAGCCAAGAACATTAGATCCCACATATGGAATTTTTAATAAATCTAATAACCCCTGAACTCTGCCATCTTCTCCAAGACGCCCGTGTAAACCTATGAAGAATAAATCTACATCCAAATTCATTATTTGAAGCAGACACTCTTTCGTCCCTCTGAAATCTATACCGATAACATCATGGTTCTTTTTCTTTAATGCTTCTATAATTCCTTTTCCGCTAGATAACGATACTTCTCTTTCTGCAGATGTACCACCATAAAGCACACAAATTTTCATTGCTATCAATCACTCCCACAACAGATTATGTAAAATAGTATATTCGCCTAAAGCGAAATTGTGTCTTTATTCATACATTAGAAGCGTATTAATTTTTCAAAAAATTAAAGCGTACTAAGCATAAAACGACAGTGCACTCATAGATATGGCATCAGAATTCATAATTCCATATGTTTTAATCATTATTCTACTTTATGATATCATTGTACCTCGAAAAATCAATTAGAGACTTCTGCAAAACAGAAAAAACCTCTAGTTGAGGTTTTTTGGGACTTTATTTATGAAAGTTTTGGTAAATACGTTCGATAGCGTTTTCGCTGATAATTTCTTTCGCATATTCAATTAGTCGAAAAATAGTAATCGTCGATGGATTGCCGTACTCAGATAAAAGGGCAATAAACGCATCCATATCAATACCGTATAAATCTTTTTCTTCAAAGGTTAAAAAATAATGATCTTCAAAGTGAAGTAATCTTCCCGATGGAACACCAAAACTTATAAGTCTAGGTGCAAGTGAGATAACATCTTCAATGTTTTTAAATTCATATATTATTTCTTCACTTTCATCTAGCGTCACTTGCATCTCGATAAAACCATCATCAAACTCTTCTTCTATTTCATCATCTTTTTTTGATTTAGTGACGATTATAACCATGCCTTGAGCTGGTAAAGAAAACACTTCGATTGCAATGGGGCCATTTGCCTCGAAACCTAATTCATCGCTAGCTTCTAGCATCATATCACGAAATAGTTGATGCACCTTTGGTATGTCTTGCCACATTTCTTCCTTAGTAATTCCACGTTCACTGAGATCATCAAAGGTAAGAAAAATTTTTATTTTATCGTAATTAAGCCTCTCTAAGCGCATATTATTTCCCCTCCTTTTTACACAGATAGAAAATCTTCAAAAAGAAAGATATCTACGTTTTTTATCCTTAAGCGAAGTTTTTCTCATTTGAATTAACTCTATATTTTTTCGTTAATTTACTTATCTTTGTTATGGGTAATATTAAGATATGAAAAAAGATGTCAATAGGTTCATTTAAATTAACACCAATTTAAATGACATTTCCCTTTGTTAGCCTTTCTTTCAACCAAACGTCCCAATCATTAGTTGTATCTCCAACAAGGTATTGACTAAATTCTTCTTTTTTCCGCTTCGGTAAATGTGTAGTAGCTTTACCACCTATCCCAATATTCAACGTTGGCAAAAACTGCTCTAGATCACGAATAACTGCTAAAGTTTCCGTTAAATTTTGCGAAATCGTGCAAGATAAAAATAAAAATTTAGCAGCAACCTCGTTTACAACAAGCTTTAAGTCTTCAGTTGGGATACCTGTCCCTAAGTAAATGACTTCAAAGCCTTTTCTTCGTAAATATAAAGTAAAGATTAATAAGCCAAGTTCATGGCGTTCACTTGGGCCACAAACAGCAATAACTTTTGGCAAAAGAGGATCAATTTGAAGGTTATTAAAAATCATGCCAACTCTTGTTCTTAAAAATTGCGACGCATAATGCTCATGGGCTACAACAATTTCATTTTGCTCCCACAAAT
This window harbors:
- a CDS encoding Glu/Leu/Phe/Val family dehydrogenase gives rise to the protein MGSNTNKNHESNDVLQSTQTVIKLALDKLGYSDEVYELMKEPLRMLTVRIPVRMDDDSTKVFTGYRAQHNDAVGPTKGGVRFHPDVTEVEVKALSIWMSLKAGIVDLPYGGGKGGIICDPREMSFRELERLSRGYVRAISQIVGPTKDIPAPDVFTNSQIMAWMMDEYSRIKEFDSPGFITGKPIVLGGSHGRESATAKGVTICIREAAKKKGISIEGARVVIQGFGNAGSFLAKFMHDAGAKVIGISDAYGALHDPEGLDIEYLLDRRDSFGTVTKLFKDTISNKELLELDCDILVPAAIENQITEDNVHNIKASIVVEAANGPTTLEATKVLTERGILLVPDVLASAGGVTVSYFEWVQNNQGFYWTEEEVETKLEKVMVTSFENVYRLSESRKVDMRLAAYMVGVRKMAEASRFRGWI
- a CDS encoding D-alanine--D-alanine ligase family protein, with protein sequence MKICVLYGGTSAEREVSLSSGKGIIEALKKKNHDVIGIDFRGTKECLLQIMNLDVDLFFIGLHGRLGEDGRVQGLLDLLKIPYVGSNVLGSALAMDKARSKKMFALKGIRVAKEKLVEKHSFIKESFSHELTYPVVVKPNHEGSTIGLTIAQNEAELIGGIDAAFNHDDVVLLEEFISGQEVTVAVMGNKGNAKALPIVEIVPKNAYYDYESKYAPGMSEHIVPARVSDEMTNLLQEQSVLAHEALGCDVYSRVDFIVPKDGGNPVILEVNTLPGMTPTSLYPDAAREIGLSYEDMIETLVELSMKK
- a CDS encoding genetic competence negative regulator, translated to MRLERLNYDKIKIFLTFDDLSERGITKEEMWQDIPKVHQLFRDMMLEASDELGFEANGPIAIEVFSLPAQGMVIIVTKSKKDDEIEEEFDDGFIEMQVTLDESEEIIYEFKNIEDVISLAPRLISFGVPSGRLLHFEDHYFLTFEEKDLYGIDMDAFIALLSEYGNPSTITIFRLIEYAKEIISENAIERIYQNFHK
- a CDS encoding MerR family transcriptional regulator; its protein translation is MANDIAKYNIKAISNMLGIQPGTLRAWERRYNIIEPIRNDSGHRLYSDEHVAILRWLIDKVNKGFTIGQAVGLLEKGSVNLDAQVETQYTNRLQKFANELKGSLLSFQGSKANHILDEAFSIFTVEKVLIEIIGPVLIEIGDLWEQNEIVVAHEHYASQFLRTRVGMIFNNLQIDPLLPKVIAVCGPSERHELGLLIFTLYLRRKGFEVIYLGTGIPTEDLKLVVNEVAAKFLFLSCTISQNLTETLAVIRDLEQFLPTLNIGIGGKATTHLPKRKKEEFSQYLVGDTTNDWDVWLKERLTKGNVI